The nucleotide sequence CCAGAATAAGGAGCTGTTTCGCACACTGTTCAAAATTTGTCCCAAGTGAATTTATaccaataaaatttaaaaagagcTTTGCTCTGCTTGTTTCATTTGCGACACAGAGCCCTTTAAAACTATAAACTTAATGAATGCGCTTAAAGTCCTTTCCCAAACATCTACACGCAAGTGTTGAGCACCACAGACCAATATGGCGGCAGTCCATATAAGCACATAAATTACGCCAACGCCAATGACAATGACGACAATGAAATGTGATGCCCCCCCATCCTCCCATTTCCGACGAATCTCCGGCTGTGTGCGTAAAATGGCAGTTAGCTGAGCCTCTGTATGCGGCTGTCCATGCCTGCATCTGGCTGCCATTGTTGGGATGTCTAAAATTTCATGCCACAACAGCAACTACAGCACTACAGAAACTAAGGCCAACTACAATGGACTCTGCTGAACTGCTAGTCGGCGAGGACCCGCCTATTTTGTTTACCCGAGTAAAATAAGCAGCTTCGAGATAATGCATGCAATCACAGGGCAAACGAGGGGATTGATGTGGACGCGGATTAGGTGGCTGGATAGAAGCGCCGCAGATGAAGGATTGAGGTTGCCCTGCCCGGCATTAAGCGACAATATAACTATTCGGAACCATTTTATTGACATAgtaaaataccaaaatatCGTGATACGAGAAGGGGAATTATGGGCACAAGAAGGGGGACAGCCGCAGGGCGTTTAACGCGAGGTACAGCCTCACTAGTCCTCCTGATATTGCTCTTCATGTAGGCGATCGCCACTGCGATGGGTGGCGATCCTTCCGAGCACGGCTTCTTGGCACACGCATTGTACAGGTGTAAGGTGTAGTGGAACGGATAGTTAAGGCAGTGCATCTGCTCGACCTCCGTGTTCGGCTCTATGAAGTTGCGCCCGTCGCAGTAAAACTTGCCGTTGTGCATAACCACTGTGTAGCAGGAGAAAAGCGGCGAGTCGTAGAAGGAAATGAGCAGGTAGGACGGGTCGTGGGTGTCGGGACGCTTCCAGATGGCGTACGGGGTCCCGATGGCCGGGATGCGGTCCTTGTGCTGCAGCCGAATCTCCTCTATGTAGCTGCTGTGACACACGTACTGCAGGATGTAGCCCTCGAGGAAGGTGCAGTTCTGGTCCTCGCATGCTGCCGACACTGGTCCGAGGatgagcaggagcagcaggaagGACACTGGCCGGAACAGCGGGCACGGCGGATGTGGTTTGAG is from Drosophila melanogaster chromosome 3L and encodes:
- the CG43331 gene encoding uncharacterized protein — protein: MPVRLSSARSLNNKWIDRSSLRPPQHTKQPKHPRHALRPVCNPPPSTTTLPPPKLKPHPPCPLFRPVSFLLLLLILGPVSAACEDQNCTFLEGYILQYVCHSSYIEEIRLQHKDRIPAIGTPYAIWKRPDTHDPSYLLISFYDSPLFSCYTVVMHNGKFYCDGRNFIEPNTEVEQMHCLNYPFHYTLHLYNACAKKPCSEGSPPIAVAIAYMKSNIRRTSEAVPRVKRPAAVPLLVPIIPLLVSRYFGILLCQ